In Serratia liquefaciens ATCC 27592, the genomic stretch GTATCCGGGTCGCCACGCAAGGCACGCAGTAAGCGGCTGATTTCCGACATCAAAGCCACATCAAGCACGTTGACCGGCGGATTATTGAGGGTGATCGTCAAGACCCCCTTTGCGTGAGACAAGCTGAGTTTGCTGAAATCGGTATCTTTCATGTCGATGTCCTTGTTTGTCAGGCGTATCGGCGCTGGACTTTCGCGCCGCTGATCGAATGGTATACTTTGCATACCTGGCGTCAATTACGCACTTGAAGCATCCCAGGGATGCTGGAGGATACCGATGGAGACGAATGAAACTGTCTACCGCGCTGACTGCCCGAGCCGAATCATTCTCGACCAGATCGCGGACAAATGGTCAATGATGGTGCTGGAGGTGCTGCGTGAGCCGAGGCGCTTCAATGCGATCAAGCGTCGCCTTGATGGCGTCACTCAACGTGTGCTCACCCAGACGCTGCGCAAGCTGGAGCGTAACGGCATGGTGAACCGCAAGGTTTTGGATGGGCGGGTGCTCGGCGTCGAGTATTCGCTGACGCCGCTCGGCCAGTCATTGCAAGGGCCGTTCTCTATTCTGTTTGAGTGGACTATGGGGAATATGGAGGCTATTCAGGACTGCCGGCGCAGATATGATGAGCAAAACCAGCAGCTTGAACAGTGAGGCTCCTGCCTCACTTTTCCTTGCGATGAATGGCCGCGTACATCCAGTAATCACCCGGCGATAACCGAAACTCTAGAAATGAGAGGGAGGCGATCAGAGGTTGCGGAATATTCCCGAGATCAGCGTCCTGGAAAGCAGAGACGTCGGGTCAGCCCACTCCATCAGCACATCGAAATGGTTGCAATGGGGCACCTCGAGCAGATCCGTTTCCGCACCGGCCGCTTTATACAAAGAGGCAAAGGCTTCGGACTGCCGCTTGAAGCCGGGCGGATCGCCTTCAGCCCAGGCAACGGTGATGGGGCACCCCGGCGCAGGGATGTGACGCATCGGGCTGTAATCGGCCACGCTGGTGTCGGAGAGTGCCAGCCATGCCTGCACGGGCGTCTTCATCAAAGGTGCGAGTTCAAAAAGCCCGCTGATGGGAAAAGCAAACTTCACCACATCGGTCGGCACGCCAAAAGCTACATGCCAGCCTGGTGCTAATAGTGTTGCAAGCAAATGGCCACCAGCAGAACTGCCACCCAGCGAGATCCGTTGCGGATCCAGCCCAAACTCATGTCCCCGCCGCCAAATGAACGCCACGGCACTGCGTACGGCATGGACGATGTCACCGATGCCGGCTGCCGGCGCGAGTGGATAATCTATAACCACCGTGGCAATGCCATTTGCCGCTAATGTGCCCGCCATCATCGCGGAATCTTCTTTCGACAGCGCTCGCCAGTATCCCCCGTGAATAAAAAGAAAAACGGGCAGCAGCGGCCCGTTTCCATTCACCGTTGGCCCATAAATATCCAGAGCCTGACCACTTTTCTGGCAATAGGTGATATCAAAATGGAGGCCATAAGCCAGTTTCATCTTTTCAGACTGCGAGCGATAACGCGCCATTTCTTTGGCAAAGCCATCGACACCTACCGTAGCGCG encodes the following:
- a CDS encoding winged helix-turn-helix transcriptional regulator, giving the protein METNETVYRADCPSRIILDQIADKWSMMVLEVLREPRRFNAIKRRLDGVTQRVLTQTLRKLERNGMVNRKVLDGRVLGVEYSLTPLGQSLQGPFSILFEWTMGNMEAIQDCRRRYDEQNQQLEQ
- a CDS encoding alpha/beta hydrolase; translation: MTLLADEVFMDPARLNEDYDARATVGVDGFAKEMARYRSQSEKMKLAYGLHFDITYCQKSGQALDIYGPTVNGNGPLLPVFLFIHGGYWRALSKEDSAMMAGTLAANGIATVVIDYPLAPAAGIGDIVHAVRSAVAFIWRRGHEFGLDPQRISLGGSSAGGHLLATLLAPGWHVAFGVPTDVVKFAFPISGLFELAPLMKTPVQAWLALSDTSVADYSPMRHIPAPGCPITVAWAEGDPPGFKRQSEAFASLYKAAGAETDLLEVPHCNHFDVLMEWADPTSLLSRTLISGIFRNL